GCTCTTGTCTAGCGTCGAAATTGGAAAAGCTACAATATTCATAACAGTCAAAGGCTTACCGCCCATCGCATATATATCGCTGATCGCGTTAGCCGCTGCGATCTGTCCGAAGGAATACGGATCATCGACAATTGGCGTAAAGAAGTCTAGCGTTTGCACCAGGGCAAGATCCTCGCTGATTTTATATACCCCTGCATCATCGCTTGTGTCTAAGCCGACCAATAAATCGGGGTTCGGCTCTGTTGGCGGCAGACTACGGATGACCTGCATAAGATCTGCAGGACCGATCTTGCAGCCACACCCTCCCTTGGTTGTTAAAGTTGTTAATTTCACTGTATTGGAAGCTTCCATAAGTAATTTTCACTTTCCTTCCTATCATTTATTGCTTGCCATAAATTTTATATATTAATCGTACTCCTATAATGTAATGTAAGGCAACTATCATTCCGTAGTATTATTTACTCTTCGATAGAAGCGATAGTCTCCGACCTTTTCACCGTTTTAATGCGAAAAATAAAATAATAGTACATAAACGAGATAAGAAGTAGGATACAGCCTCTGCCGATCCAATTCTTCATCAGAATAAAAGCTATCGTCAACATAGAAGTAGCTAGTACAAGAATACCGAGTTTGGCGCGGAGCGTCATTGATCGTGAATTGATAAAACCCTCCAAATGTTCCCTGTACAGCTTCGTACCGCAGAACCAACGGTGAAACCGATCAGAACCTTTGGAGAGGAAGAACGAGGCGAGCAGCAGGAACGGGGTCGTAGGCAGTACAGGAAGAAATACTCCAACCGCCCCCAAACCTAGAAATAAAAAACCTAATGTCAAGTAAAGATACTTCATCATTGGCCTCCTTAAGTTAAGTAAAAGGTCAATTAAATATTTCAATTTTAAGTGAAATAGTTCACGTAAATAGAAACAAGCTAATATCATAATTAGCTTCGCTAACCTTAGCATGTGGCAGCAGAGATCGTCAATCAGAACGACTAACGGGCTACTCTCTGGTGTATTATCTTTCCTTTGGAGACAAAAAAATTCCTATACCCCAGTCTATTCATGGGATATAGGAATCTATTCTACGCTCGGTATTACACCCCTAACCAGCGCTTGAACATATGCTTGGTCGTATCTTTATTCATCTCGGCAATCGAGGTCGTCAACGGAATGCCTTTCGGACATGCTCGTACGCAGTTCTGCGAGTTGCCACAGCCCTCGATGCCGCCGGCTTCCATCAATGCCTCAAGTCTCTCCTCAGCATTCATTTCACCGGTCGGATGAGCATTGAACAGACGCACTTGGGAGATCGGTGCCGGACCTATAAAGTCTGTCTTCTCATTCACATTCGGGCAAGCCTCGAGACAGACGCCGCAAGTCATACATTTCGAGAGCTCATATGCCCATTGCCGCTTCTTCTCCGCCATCCGTGGTCCTGGACCGAGATCATACGTACCATCAATCGGAATCCAAGCTTTAACTTTCTTCAGAGCGTTGAACATCCGACTGCGGTCGATGATGAGGTCACGTACTACAGGGAAGGTACGCATCGGCTCGATGCGAATTGGCTGCTCCAAATTATCAATCAGAGCGGCACAAGCCTGACGCGGCTTGCCGTTAATTACCATTGAACAAGCCCCACACACTTCCTCTAGACAATTCGATTCCCAGCACACTGGCGAAATATGCTCGCCTTTCATATTAACTGGATTGCGCTGAATTTCCATCAAGGAACTGATCACATTCATACCTGGACGATAATCAAGCTCGAATTCCTCGGTATAAGGCTTTGTCTCCGGGCCATCCTGGCGAGTTATAATAAACTTTACCTTTCTAATTGTTGCTTTTGTTTCCGCCATTGCCATTGCTCTCCCCTCCTACTTATCCTTCGAATAGTCGCGAATACGCGGCGGAATCAGTGACACATCGACCTCTTCATATGAAATTTGCGGGCCATCCGGTGTCCAAGTCGCTTTGGTCGTCTTCAGGAACTCCTCATCATTACGCTCCGGATAGTCCGGCTTATAATGGGCGCCACGGCTTTCATTGCGGAGCAACGCGCCAAGCGTCATCGCTTCAGCCAGCTCCAGCATGTTCCACAGCTGACGGGTAAAGGCAGCCCCCGTGTTGTTCCAACGCGAAGTATCGTTCACATTGATATCTTTATAGCGAACTTTCAGTTCTTTAATTTTGTTAATCGTCGCTTCCAGTCGATGGTTATGGCGAACCACTGTCATATTGTCCGTCATCCAATCACCTAGCTCTTTATGAAGTACATAGGCATTTTCCTTGCCTTCCATCTTCAGCAGCTTCTCGAATTTGTCCTCTTGCACCTTGCGAGCATTGTCTAGCATCGCAGAATTCATATCTTCGACCGAATTCTTCAGACCGCGGATATATTCTACCGCTTTTGGACCGGCTACCATGCCACCGAAAATAGCGGATACGAGTGAGTTCGCACCTAGGCGGTTGGCCCCATGATATTGATAATCGCATTCGCCTGCAGCGAATAGACCTGGAATATTTGTCATCTGATTATAATCAACCCACATGCCGCCCATCGAGTAATGGACCGCCGGGAAGATCTTCATCGGAACCTTACGCGGATCATCGCCTACGAATTTCTCATAGATTTCGATGATGCCGCCAAGCTTAACGTCCAGTTCCTTTGGATCTTTGTGCGACAAATCAAGATACACCATGTTCTCACCATTAATGCCAAGCTTCTGGTCAACACATACAGAGAAGATCTCCCGTGTTGCGATATCTCGTGGAACGAGATTGCCATAGGCCGGATATTTCTCCTCAAGGAAGTACCAAGGTTTGCCATCTTTATAAGTCCAGACCCGTCCGCCCTCACCGCGGGCTGACTCCGACATCAGGCGCAGCTTGTCATCGCCTGGAATCGCTGTCGGGTGGATTTGAATGAACTCGCCATTAGCGTAATGAACGCCTTGCTGGTACACCGCGCTCGCCGCAGTTCCTGTGTTAATAACGGAGTTGGTTGTCTTGCCGAAAATAATCCCTGGCCCGCCTGTTGCCAGAATTACGGCATCCGAGGCGAAGGTTGCGACTTCCATAGAGCGAAGATTCTGCGCTGTAATACCACGGCAAGCCCCTTCATCATCAAGTACTACCGACAGGAACTCCCAGTTCTCATATTTCACCACAAGTCCTTCCGTCTCATGACGGCGAACTTGTTCATCCAGGGCATAGAGCAATTGCTGACCAGTCGTCGCGCCGGCAAAGGCCGTACGGTGGCGCTTCGTACCACCAAACCGACGGAAATCGAGTAGTCCCTCTGGAGTACGATTGAACATAACCCCCATCCGGTCCATCAGATGGATAATGCCTGGAGCCGCTTCACACATGGCTTTGACAGGTGGCTGGTTGGCGAGGAAGTCTCCGCCGTACACCGTATCATCGAAGTGCTCCCAAGGAGAGTCTCCTTCTCCCTTTGTATTTACCGCGCCGTTGATCCCACCCTGAGCACACACGGAGTGCGATCTCTTAACCGGAACGATCGAGAATAGATGAACCTGAACTCCGGCTTCGGCCGCCTTGATTGTAGCCATAAGCCCGGCAAGCCCTCCACCGACGACAACTATGCTTTGTTTCGACATCCTTTTCAACTCCTAAAAGTTTTGTGAGCTATGCTATTAGATTTACACCGTACAAAACTTGCATCGTAAGCACTCGCTTAGTTTTGTGAGCTATGCTACTTAGATTTACTTCGTACAAAACTTGCTTCGCAAGCGATCTTTCCTATCCAAGCATTCTAAAAGATTGCAGCAGAGCCGTTGATCCCGCAAATTCCACACTGCGGAATGCGAATAACGACCATACGAACATAATCGATACGATTACAAACATACTCATGCAAATATACGAGGATACACGCTGCGAGCGCGGCCCCACCGTAATTCCCCAGCTAACAAGAAACGACCATAAGCCATTGGCAAAATGAAAGGAGGCAGACACAACAGCGATCAAATAAATAATGAAAAATATCGGTTGCATCATAATATCATGCATGACTCCGCCTAACTGATCATGTGTTACATTGCCCAGCGCCACTTGGATTCTCGTCTCATACACATGCCAAATAACAAATATGAACACAATAATTCCGGTAATCCGCTGCAGCAGGTAGCGCAGATTGCGCTCCGTAGCATAATTGCCGTTATTCGGCTTCGCCTGAAAAGCGATGTATATGCCGTAAACACCGTGGTACAGCAGCGGCAAATAAATGCCCACAACCTCCAGTACCAGGATCAGCGGCAGACTGTTCAAGAATGCCACACTGTCCTTAAAGCCCTGGCTTCCCCCCTCAACTGCAGAGAAGTTCGTCAGCATGTGCTCCAGAAGGAAGAAACCTAGCGGAATAATGCCCAGAAGCGAATGCAGTTTCCTGGAATAAAACCCTTTCATAAGTTCGTGTACCCCTTTCTCGTCTCCATCGTCCTTTTACATACTCATACATTAAAATTCGACAGCAGTCTACGAAATAAATCGTAAATGAAAAATCGCACAAACCGCCATCTAAGTACTTTGTTACAAATGTAACATGTGAACAACTTGTGTCACTTTCATGTTACTCCTTTTTAGCTTATAATGGAATTGCAATATAATTATTAACCGTTATAACTATTACGCATAAGAGAATTTCATATCCGTAGAAATGATCGAATAAAGAGGAGGATCAAATTGCTGGAAGAATTGATTGTCTTTACTACCGTTGTAGAACAGTCTAGCTTAAATAAAGCTTCGAAGCTGCTTAATTTGTCTCAGCCTGCCTTATCGAGGAAAATCGTCAAGCTGGAGGAAGAATGGGGAGTCGCCCTGTTCAACCGTAATGGCAAGAAGCTTGAGTTGACTCGCGTTGGTCATGAAGCCTATCTATATGCCCTGGAGCAGCGGCAGCGCCATCAGAACTTCCTGCAGTCCGTCTCACGATTCAAAGCGGCCAATCGCAGCACCATAACCCTGGGCGCCAGCCTCACCACGTTGCAGACGACACTGCCTCCTCTTGTCACCGCACTGATGAACAACTACCCAGACATGGAGGTCAAGCTGCTCACTGGTAAAACCCATGAAATTGTCTCCTACGTAAGGGAGAAAAAAGTCGATATCGGCGTCATCGCCTCCTCCATCAGCGAGTCCGGCTTAAAATGCATTCCGCTCTTCCAGGATCACCTTGAGCTAGTCGTCCCGCGTGGACACGAGCTTGCGGATGGCGGCCCTGTGGCGATGGGCGATCTGAACGACCGCTCGATGATCATTTTCTCTAAGGGCACCTGGTATCGCAAGCTGATCGATGAGGTGTTCGTACGCTATGGCATTATCCCTGACGTCAGGATGGAGATTGACTCTTTCGAAGCGATCGTACGTCTCCTGCCGACCTGTAAATCCGCTACACTACTTCCAAAATCCTATTTGCGCAAGCAACTCCTGAAGGATAATGATCTCGTTACCCTGCCGATGAAAGAACTGGAGCAGACGCGACGGGAGACTTGTCTGATCTACGGCAGCAAGACCAATCTAAGCAGTGAAATCAAAGAATGGGTGAACGATATCCGCAGCCATTTGATCCAAGTTCTTACCATCTAATATGTATAAAAAAAGCAGCGTGCCTGTCTTACGGGCGCGCCGCTTCCTTGCTTACTTCAAGCCCCAGCTTCCGGGCTACCCAACCCGTTGTACTGGCTTGAACTATAATCGTCAGCATAATAGCCATAAAGGCAATAGCTGAAATAATCTGGGCATTAGCGACGCCCATCCCTACAATCATGCCGGATAACGCCGCGGGAATAACTCCCGTCTCCCGCACCCAACACATGAAGAGCAGTTCCTGCCAGGTCCACTTCGCTTTACGGTCTGGCCAAGCGCAGATCAATACCGTTATAGGCCGGGCCACGAACATCAATATTAAGACAGCAGCCAAACTTTGCCAGAAGTAATGTCCCAGCGTCGTGAAATTCACCTGACTGCCTAGAAGGATAAAAATAAGCATGCGCATCATTAAAGTAATGTTGTCGGAGACGGCTCCGATCTCTGAACGCTTCTCCTCCATATTCAGATTGAATATGTCCGCATTCCCCCATATAACTCCAGCTACGAAAGTAGCCATAAATCCGCTAAAGCCAAGCAAATCCGCAATCAGATAGCTGGCCAGTGCACATACGATCATAACGAGGGTCGTATATTCACTTAGAATCCCGCGCTTTATATGTCCGGTAAAATACGATAGACATCCGGCTATAATAAGACCGACAGCAATGCCACCAAAGGCTGTCTTCACGAAATCCCAGCCCATCATACCGATGTTCAGCTCCCCGCCGCTGGCAACTGCGGCCAGAAAGGAAAAGGTTAGAATCGAGCCGGTAGCATCATTAAAAGCCGATTCGCTCTCTACAGTCTCCCGGACCCGCTTCTTGATGTTCACCTGCCTGAACACCGGAATGATGGATGCCGGGTCCGTTGAAGCGATCACTGCACCTGCCAGGAACGAGAACACCCAACTGACCCCAAATAAATAATGAACACCTATACCAACTACGACCATCGTAATTAGCACTCCCAATACACTTAACAACGAGAGGCTGATCCATATTTCCTTTAGCCCACTAAGCCTTAAGTTGCGTCCCCCATCAAACAGAATCAGGACCGAGCCAACGGTCAGAATGATCTGATTGATCAGCGAGCCACTCGCTTCATGAATCCAACCGAGCCCCGGGCCCAGCAGCATCCCTGTTGCAATATAGACTGCTACATCCGGGAGCTTGAGAATGGAAGCAATTTTCCCCGAAATCATGCCCACGGTAATAACAAATAAAATCAAAATAAGTAAGTGCCTGATGGCCTCGGTAGCTGCAGATTCCATCTATTATCACATCCCAGGGATAGATTAGGAAATATTCTCGTTGACCATCATCTCGAACTCTTCAACATTCTCATTGGAGCCGATAATGACCATGATGTCTCCGGTTTTCAATTGATCCATCGCTGTCGGCGCAACGATAACGCCATTCTCGCGATGAATAGCCACAATCGTGCAGCCAAAGCGAGCTCGTGGATGAAGCTCCCCTACATTTTTACCGTTAAGGCATTCAGGAACGTTCATCTCCACGATGCTGTAATTTTTGGACAATTGGATATAATCCAGCAGATTCGGCGTCACCAATTGGTGCGCTACCCGAATGCCCATATCCCGCTCCGGAGAAATAACCCGATCCACGCCCAGCTTCTCCAGTGCCCTACCGTGTAGTACAGAGATCGCCTTGGCTACTACCATCGGCAAGCCGAGATCTTTAAGCAGAATCGCCGCCAGTATGCTCATTTGAATATCATTGCCAATCGCTACGATCCCGCAATCAAAGTTACGCACTCCTAGCGATTTGAGAACCTCTTCATCCGTTGCGTCAGCCACGACGGTATGGGTCAGCTTATCGCTCCATTCATTTACAATTTCCTCATCCCTGTCGATTCCCAGTACCTCATAACCGAGATCCATCAGTTCCAGTGCCAAACTAGATCCGAAACGCCCCAGTCCGATCACTACAAACTGCTGTGTTTTCATGCTTAACCTTCCCCTTATCCAATAATAATTTTACCTTCCGGATGTCTATATAATTCTTTGCCTTTCTTCGGCCCAAGCGCATAGGCCATCGTCAGTGGCCCAAGCCGTCCGGCAAACATAGTGAAGCTGATAATAAATTTACCTATCACTGTTAATTTACCCGTTAACCCCACTGTCAAGCCAACCGTGCCAAAAGCCGAAGTCGTCTCGAACAGGATGCTCAGGAAGCTTGCACTCTCGGTCGTCGATAGCACCATTGATACCGCGATGACGAGGAACAAGGATAACATCGTCAGCGTGACCGCTTTGAAGATACGGTCCTGAGTCAGACGATAGCGGAACAGCACAAGATCAGACCGCCCGCGAATCATCGAGATTACAGCGCCGATCAGAATCATAAAGGTCGTTGTCTTAATCCCACCCCCGGTAGAGCTCGGGGAAGCACCGATAAACATAAGGATGACCATAAAGAATTGAGTTGCCTGCCTTAGCGAGCCCAGGTCGACCGTATTTGCCCCCGCCGTCCGCGGCGATACCGACTGGAAGAAGGAAGCCCATATCTTTTCTCCCCAGCTAAGGCTTGAGAATGTGCCTGGATTCGTAAACTCAAATACGTAAATAACCAAAGCCCCAACCAAAATAAGCGAAGCTGTCATCGTCAATACCACTTTGGAATGAAGCGATAACTTACGGTGTTTCCGGAAGTCAACGAGATCCGACAACACGATGAATCCAAGGCCCCCAGATACAATCAGGAACATCGTCACCAGGTTAACAATCGGATCGCCTACATAGCGAGTAAGGCTCTGGTAATGACCGAACAAGTCAAAACCAGCATTATTAAACATGGACACTCCATGGAATATTCCAAAATATAGCGCGCGTCCAAACGGCATATCAAAGGACCAGCGAATCGTATAGATTAACGCGGCGCTACTCTCAATGACCAGGGAATAGATCAGAACCTTGCGAATCAAGCGGACGATCCCTTCCATCGTGTTCTGGTTCATCGCCTCTTGCAGCAAAAGACGGTCCTTGAGCGATATTCTACGTTTGAATACGAGCGAGAATAAGGTTGCCACGGTCATGAACCCGAGACCGCCCGTCTGAATCAGCAGCATAATCACGACCTGACCGAACGTAGAATAATATGTCCCTGTATCCACGACGATCAATCCAGTCACACAGGTTGCTGAAGTTGCGGTAAACAGCGCATCAACGAATGGTAAGGATTCCCCTGTTGTACTTGAGATCGGCAGCATTAACAGTAGTGCTCCAACGAGAATAATGGCTGCGAAGCCCAATACTA
The window above is part of the Paenibacillus lutimineralis genome. Proteins encoded here:
- a CDS encoding YbaN family protein → MKYLYLTLGFLFLGLGAVGVFLPVLPTTPFLLLASFFLSKGSDRFHRWFCGTKLYREHLEGFINSRSMTLRAKLGILVLATSMLTIAFILMKNWIGRGCILLLISFMYYYFIFRIKTVKRSETIASIEE
- the sdhB gene encoding succinate dehydrogenase iron-sulfur subunit, which gives rise to MAETKATIRKVKFIITRQDGPETKPYTEEFELDYRPGMNVISSLMEIQRNPVNMKGEHISPVCWESNCLEEVCGACSMVINGKPRQACAALIDNLEQPIRIEPMRTFPVVRDLIIDRSRMFNALKKVKAWIPIDGTYDLGPGPRMAEKKRQWAYELSKCMTCGVCLEACPNVNEKTDFIGPAPISQVRLFNAHPTGEMNAEERLEALMEAGGIEGCGNSQNCVRACPKGIPLTTSIAEMNKDTTKHMFKRWLGV
- the sdhA gene encoding succinate dehydrogenase flavoprotein subunit — protein: MSKQSIVVVGGGLAGLMATIKAAEAGVQVHLFSIVPVKRSHSVCAQGGINGAVNTKGEGDSPWEHFDDTVYGGDFLANQPPVKAMCEAAPGIIHLMDRMGVMFNRTPEGLLDFRRFGGTKRHRTAFAGATTGQQLLYALDEQVRRHETEGLVVKYENWEFLSVVLDDEGACRGITAQNLRSMEVATFASDAVILATGGPGIIFGKTTNSVINTGTAASAVYQQGVHYANGEFIQIHPTAIPGDDKLRLMSESARGEGGRVWTYKDGKPWYFLEEKYPAYGNLVPRDIATREIFSVCVDQKLGINGENMVYLDLSHKDPKELDVKLGGIIEIYEKFVGDDPRKVPMKIFPAVHYSMGGMWVDYNQMTNIPGLFAAGECDYQYHGANRLGANSLVSAIFGGMVAGPKAVEYIRGLKNSVEDMNSAMLDNARKVQEDKFEKLLKMEGKENAYVLHKELGDWMTDNMTVVRHNHRLEATINKIKELKVRYKDINVNDTSRWNNTGAAFTRQLWNMLELAEAMTLGALLRNESRGAHYKPDYPERNDEEFLKTTKATWTPDGPQISYEEVDVSLIPPRIRDYSKDK
- a CDS encoding succinate dehydrogenase cytochrome b558 subunit, with product MKGFYSRKLHSLLGIIPLGFFLLEHMLTNFSAVEGGSQGFKDSVAFLNSLPLILVLEVVGIYLPLLYHGVYGIYIAFQAKPNNGNYATERNLRYLLQRITGIIVFIFVIWHVYETRIQVALGNVTHDQLGGVMHDIMMQPIFFIIYLIAVVSASFHFANGLWSFLVSWGITVGPRSQRVSSYICMSMFVIVSIMFVWSLFAFRSVEFAGSTALLQSFRMLG
- a CDS encoding LysR family transcriptional regulator, giving the protein MLEELIVFTTVVEQSSLNKASKLLNLSQPALSRKIVKLEEEWGVALFNRNGKKLELTRVGHEAYLYALEQRQRHQNFLQSVSRFKAANRSTITLGASLTTLQTTLPPLVTALMNNYPDMEVKLLTGKTHEIVSYVREKKVDIGVIASSISESGLKCIPLFQDHLELVVPRGHELADGGPVAMGDLNDRSMIIFSKGTWYRKLIDEVFVRYGIIPDVRMEIDSFEAIVRLLPTCKSATLLPKSYLRKQLLKDNDLVTLPMKELEQTRRETCLIYGSKTNLSSEIKEWVNDIRSHLIQVLTI
- a CDS encoding cation:proton antiporter → MESAATEAIRHLLILILFVITVGMISGKIASILKLPDVAVYIATGMLLGPGLGWIHEASGSLINQIILTVGSVLILFDGGRNLRLSGLKEIWISLSLLSVLGVLITMVVVGIGVHYLFGVSWVFSFLAGAVIASTDPASIIPVFRQVNIKKRVRETVESESAFNDATGSILTFSFLAAVASGGELNIGMMGWDFVKTAFGGIAVGLIIAGCLSYFTGHIKRGILSEYTTLVMIVCALASYLIADLLGFSGFMATFVAGVIWGNADIFNLNMEEKRSEIGAVSDNITLMMRMLIFILLGSQVNFTTLGHYFWQSLAAVLILMFVARPITVLICAWPDRKAKWTWQELLFMCWVRETGVIPAALSGMIVGMGVANAQIISAIAFMAIMLTIIVQASTTGWVARKLGLEVSKEAARP
- a CDS encoding potassium channel family protein; protein product: MKTQQFVVIGLGRFGSSLALELMDLGYEVLGIDRDEEIVNEWSDKLTHTVVADATDEEVLKSLGVRNFDCGIVAIGNDIQMSILAAILLKDLGLPMVVAKAISVLHGRALEKLGVDRVISPERDMGIRVAHQLVTPNLLDYIQLSKNYSIVEMNVPECLNGKNVGELHPRARFGCTIVAIHRENGVIVAPTAMDQLKTGDIMVIIGSNENVEEFEMMVNENIS
- a CDS encoding TrkH family potassium uptake protein, with the translated sequence MWVKWFRFSPPQILVLGFAAIILVGALLLMLPISSTTGESLPFVDALFTATSATCVTGLIVVDTGTYYSTFGQVVIMLLIQTGGLGFMTVATLFSLVFKRRISLKDRLLLQEAMNQNTMEGIVRLIRKVLIYSLVIESSAALIYTIRWSFDMPFGRALYFGIFHGVSMFNNAGFDLFGHYQSLTRYVGDPIVNLVTMFLIVSGGLGFIVLSDLVDFRKHRKLSLHSKVVLTMTASLILVGALVIYVFEFTNPGTFSSLSWGEKIWASFFQSVSPRTAGANTVDLGSLRQATQFFMVILMFIGASPSSTGGGIKTTTFMILIGAVISMIRGRSDLVLFRYRLTQDRIFKAVTLTMLSLFLVIAVSMVLSTTESASFLSILFETTSAFGTVGLTVGLTGKLTVIGKFIISFTMFAGRLGPLTMAYALGPKKGKELYRHPEGKIIIG